In one Nocardioides luteus genomic region, the following are encoded:
- a CDS encoding potassium channel family protein, whose translation MSETSAYAPRWAGVEQVALPETVRSPWWQLGRRLLAAMAILVGTVLLVYLDRGAYADNNDPTGRISLMDAIYYTTVTLSTTGYGDIAPVADHARMINAFIITPARIAFLVLLIGTTLEVLTKQGRDLIRVARWRKKMSQHIVVVGYGTKGRSAVETLLSNGADPEEFVVVDPDPVARSDAHSDGIAVVTGDATRREVLMRAGVKDAEQVIITTNRDDSNVLTILTVRQINPQAWIVAAARERENAPLMKQSGADSVITSADAVGRLMGLSTISPTLGSVMEDLLNSGIGLEVAERDLLVNEVGKQPQQLADQVIAVVRDEKVFRYFDPVVGTLSRGDRLVVVRAAKELPWAPRPGTHGEDTAEA comes from the coding sequence GTGTCCGAGACAAGCGCATACGCCCCCAGGTGGGCCGGGGTCGAGCAGGTCGCTCTTCCGGAGACGGTGCGGTCGCCGTGGTGGCAGCTCGGGCGCCGGCTGCTGGCCGCGATGGCGATCCTGGTCGGCACGGTCCTGCTGGTCTATCTCGACCGCGGCGCCTACGCCGACAACAACGATCCCACGGGCCGGATCAGCCTGATGGACGCGATCTACTACACGACCGTCACGCTGAGCACGACCGGCTACGGCGACATCGCGCCGGTCGCCGACCATGCCCGGATGATCAACGCGTTCATCATCACGCCGGCTCGCATCGCGTTCCTGGTGCTGCTGATCGGCACCACCCTCGAGGTCCTCACCAAGCAGGGCCGTGACCTCATCCGAGTCGCTCGCTGGAGGAAGAAGATGTCTCAGCACATCGTCGTCGTGGGCTACGGCACCAAGGGCCGCAGCGCGGTCGAGACGCTGCTCAGCAACGGTGCCGACCCCGAGGAGTTCGTCGTCGTCGACCCCGACCCGGTGGCCCGCTCGGACGCCCACTCGGACGGGATCGCGGTCGTCACCGGCGACGCGACCCGCCGCGAGGTGCTGATGCGGGCCGGGGTCAAGGACGCCGAGCAGGTCATCATCACCACCAACCGCGACGACTCCAACGTGCTCACCATCCTGACGGTGCGGCAGATCAACCCCCAGGCGTGGATCGTCGCCGCGGCGCGGGAGCGCGAGAACGCGCCGCTGATGAAGCAGTCGGGCGCCGACTCGGTGATCACCTCCGCCGACGCGGTCGGCCGGCTGATGGGTCTGTCCACCATCTCTCCGACCCTCGGCTCGGTCATGGAGGACCTGCTCAACTCCGGTATCGGGCTGGAGGTCGCCGAGCGCGACCTGCTGGTCAACGAGGTCGGCAAGCAGCCGCAGCAGCTCGCCGACCAGGTGATCGCGGTCGTACGCGACGAGAAGGTCTTCCGCTACTTCGACCCGGTCGTCGGCACCCTGTCGCGAGGGGACCGGCTGGTCGTCGTGCGCGCCGCGAAGGAGCTGCCCTGGGCGCCGCGGCCGGGCACGCACGGCGAGGACACGGCTGAGGCGTAG
- a CDS encoding DUF3263 domain-containing protein, with amino-acid sequence MTEAPHSPGSADEQPGLSENEKRLLDFERSWWSAGTGRDEAVREQLGMSAADYHRAVNDLIDKPEALAYDGVLVRRLRRQRDARRTQRSKNPRQ; translated from the coding sequence ATGACCGAGGCGCCCCACAGCCCCGGGTCTGCCGATGAGCAGCCGGGCCTGTCCGAGAACGAGAAGCGACTGCTCGACTTCGAGCGCTCCTGGTGGTCGGCAGGCACTGGCCGCGACGAGGCCGTCCGGGAGCAGCTGGGGATGAGCGCTGCCGACTACCACCGTGCCGTCAACGATCTGATCGACAAGCCCGAGGCGCTCGCCTACGACGGCGTCCTGGTGCGCCGCCTGCGCCGCCAGCGGGACGCGCGACGTACGCAGCGCTCGAAGAACCCGCGTCAGTAG
- a CDS encoding M4 family metallopeptidase: MNNRRVAQGLTMALISAVAAISMPTGVQAASDPKPAKGTVTSQETDDGRAVVSGKQAKSRAERSAAAFVAADPEVLKLGAADEAVRLTTYQSSGLQYVSYDRTHQGLRVVGGDFVVAADAEGNLLGTSVAQDAPVKVSTTTPAITEAKARTVAKGQVTKPAVESTELVIVQGEAGSDLAYETIVTGTRAGEPSRLSVFVDAATGKVLSTKEHVVEGTGSSGYSGTVSIQTQLSGSTYSLTDPSATTLKCQNSSGNVTYTGTDDSWGNGDPTNRETGCVDAFYAAQQEKGMLTSWLGRSGMDGSGGWLPVRVGLNDVNAYYDGTQVQIGHSQSGSRWIGSLDVVAHEFGHGIDDHTPGGISGGNTQEFVADTFGAATEWYDNQTANDTPDYLVGEEIDLVGNGPIRNMYNPSLAGDDNCYSSSTPNDEVHAAAGPGNHWFYLLAEGSNPTNGQPASPTCNGSTVTGVGIQKAMKIMYNAMLLKTSSSSYLKYRTWTLTAAKNLYGTTTCTEFNAVKAAWNAVSVPAQTGDPTCTPGGGTGSVTVTSPGSKTGTVGTAISSFAVSASGGTSPYTYTATGLPAGVSISSSGTVSGTPTTAGTYTPTVTATDSTGATGSVQFTFTVSGTGGGTCSGQKLTNPGFESGTTGWTASSGVIDSSTGAPAHSGSYKAWLNGYGSTHTDSLSQSVTIPAGCAATLTFWLYVDSDETTTTSAYDKLTVKAGSTTLATYSNLNKGSGYVQKSLSLNGQAGSTVTLTFTGTEDSSLGTSFLIDDTAVNLS, translated from the coding sequence GTGAACAACAGACGCGTAGCGCAGGGCCTGACCATGGCCCTCATCTCGGCAGTGGCCGCCATCAGCATGCCCACAGGCGTGCAGGCGGCCAGCGACCCCAAGCCCGCGAAGGGCACCGTCACATCCCAGGAGACCGACGACGGCCGCGCGGTCGTCAGCGGCAAGCAGGCGAAGAGCAGGGCGGAGCGGTCGGCCGCCGCCTTCGTCGCCGCCGATCCCGAGGTGCTGAAGCTCGGCGCCGCCGACGAGGCGGTCAGGCTGACGACGTACCAGTCCTCCGGGCTGCAGTACGTCTCCTACGACCGCACCCACCAGGGCCTGCGCGTCGTCGGCGGAGACTTCGTCGTCGCCGCCGACGCCGAGGGCAACCTGCTGGGCACCTCGGTCGCCCAGGACGCACCCGTCAAGGTGTCCACCACGACGCCTGCCATCACCGAGGCGAAGGCACGGACGGTCGCCAAGGGCCAGGTGACCAAGCCGGCCGTCGAGTCCACCGAGCTGGTCATCGTCCAGGGCGAGGCCGGGTCGGACCTGGCGTACGAGACGATCGTGACCGGCACCCGCGCGGGCGAGCCGTCGCGGCTGTCCGTCTTCGTCGACGCCGCCACCGGCAAGGTGCTCTCCACCAAGGAGCACGTCGTCGAGGGCACCGGCAGCTCGGGCTACTCCGGGACCGTCTCGATCCAGACGCAGCTCTCCGGATCCACCTACTCCCTGACCGACCCGTCGGCCACCACCCTCAAGTGCCAGAACTCCTCCGGCAACGTGACCTACACCGGCACCGACGACTCCTGGGGCAACGGCGACCCGACCAACCGGGAGACCGGCTGTGTCGACGCCTTCTACGCCGCGCAGCAGGAGAAGGGCATGCTCACCTCGTGGCTGGGGCGCTCGGGCATGGACGGCTCGGGCGGCTGGCTGCCGGTCCGCGTCGGCCTCAACGACGTGAACGCCTACTACGACGGCACCCAGGTGCAGATCGGCCACTCGCAGTCCGGCTCGCGCTGGATCGGCTCGCTCGACGTCGTCGCGCACGAGTTCGGCCACGGCATCGACGACCACACCCCGGGTGGGATCTCGGGTGGCAACACCCAGGAGTTCGTCGCGGACACCTTCGGTGCGGCGACCGAGTGGTACGACAACCAGACCGCCAACGACACCCCCGACTACCTCGTCGGCGAGGAGATCGACCTGGTGGGCAACGGACCGATCCGCAACATGTACAACCCCTCGCTGGCCGGTGACGACAACTGCTACTCGTCCTCGACGCCCAACGACGAGGTCCACGCCGCGGCCGGACCGGGCAACCACTGGTTCTACCTGCTCGCCGAGGGGTCCAACCCGACCAACGGCCAGCCGGCCTCGCCGACCTGCAACGGGTCCACCGTCACCGGTGTCGGGATCCAGAAGGCGATGAAGATCATGTACAACGCGATGCTGCTGAAGACCTCGTCGTCGTCGTACCTGAAGTACCGCACCTGGACGCTCACCGCGGCCAAGAACCTGTACGGCACCACGACCTGCACCGAGTTCAACGCGGTCAAGGCCGCCTGGAACGCCGTCTCGGTCCCGGCCCAGACCGGTGACCCGACCTGCACGCCCGGTGGCGGCACCGGCTCGGTCACGGTGACCTCGCCGGGCTCCAAGACCGGAACGGTCGGCACCGCGATCTCGTCCTTCGCGGTCTCGGCCTCCGGTGGCACCTCGCCCTACACCTACACCGCGACCGGTCTTCCCGCCGGAGTCTCGATCTCGTCCTCGGGCACCGTCTCGGGTACGCCGACCACGGCCGGCACCTATACGCCGACCGTCACCGCGACCGACTCGACCGGTGCGACCGGCTCGGTGCAGTTCACCTTCACCGTCTCCGGGACCGGTGGGGGCACCTGCTCGGGCCAGAAGCTGACCAACCCGGGCTTCGAGTCCGGCACGACCGGCTGGACCGCCTCCTCGGGCGTGATCGACAGCTCGACGGGCGCGCCGGCGCACTCGGGGTCGTACAAGGCCTGGCTGAACGGCTACGGCAGCACCCACACCGACTCGCTCTCGCAGTCGGTCACCATCCCGGCGGGGTGTGCGGCCACGCTGACGTTCTGGCTCTACGTCGACTCCGATGAGACGACCACGACCTCGGCGTACGACAAGCTGACGGTCAAGGCCGGGTCCACCACCCTGGCCACCTACTCCAACCTGAACAAGGGTTCGGGCTATGTCCAGAAGTCGCTGAGCCTCAACGGCCAGGCGGGGTCGACGGTCACCCTCACCTTCACCGGTACGGAGGACTCCTCCCTCGGGACGAGCTTCCTGATCGACGACACGGCGGTGAACCTGTCGTAG
- the map gene encoding type I methionyl aminopeptidase: MIELRTPTQIEQMKPAGRFVADVLTALREHAAVGVNLLELDELAHKMIKDRGAESCYIDYHPSFGAMPFGKVLCTSVNDGVLHGLPFDYKLQDGDLLSVDFAASVDGWVADSALSVVVGTPRQEDLDLIETTTQALAAGIDAARVGNKVGDISHAIASVARAKGLKINTQFGGHGVGRTMHGDPHIANDGRPGRGFKLQPGLVIAIEPWFLHTTDEIFTDPDGWTLRSADGSRGAHMEHTVAITEDGPLILTARESD, from the coding sequence GTGATCGAACTGCGCACGCCGACCCAGATCGAGCAGATGAAGCCCGCCGGCCGATTCGTGGCCGATGTCCTGACCGCACTCCGCGAGCACGCCGCCGTGGGTGTGAACCTGCTCGAGCTCGACGAGCTGGCGCACAAGATGATCAAGGACCGCGGCGCGGAGTCGTGCTACATCGACTACCACCCGAGCTTCGGCGCGATGCCGTTCGGCAAGGTGCTCTGCACCTCGGTCAACGACGGCGTGCTCCACGGCCTGCCCTTCGACTACAAGCTGCAGGACGGCGACCTGCTCAGCGTCGACTTCGCCGCGAGCGTCGACGGCTGGGTCGCCGACTCGGCCCTCTCCGTCGTCGTCGGCACGCCCCGCCAGGAGGACCTCGACCTGATCGAGACCACCACGCAGGCGCTCGCCGCAGGCATCGACGCCGCCCGCGTCGGCAACAAGGTCGGCGACATCTCCCACGCGATCGCCAGCGTCGCTCGCGCCAAGGGCCTCAAGATCAACACCCAGTTCGGCGGCCACGGCGTCGGCCGCACGATGCACGGCGACCCGCACATCGCCAACGACGGCCGCCCCGGCCGGGGCTTCAAGCTGCAGCCCGGTCTCGTGATCGCGATCGAGCCGTGGTTCCTGCACACCACCGACGAGATCTTCACCGACCCCGACGGCTGGACCCTGCGCAGCGCCGACGGCTCCCGCGGCGCCCACATGGAGCACACCGTCGCGATCACCGAGGACGGGCCGCTCATCCTCACCGCGCGCGAGAGCGACTGA
- a CDS encoding RNA polymerase sigma factor: protein MTEAIPQDLLRDLTPQVVAIVTRRSGDFDAAEDAVQEALIEAVRTWPERGVPEQPRGWLVTTAMRRLVDAKRSESRRRDREHADHLAEPEGQETSSAVDDSLDVLLLCCHPSLTPASAVALTLRAVGGLTTREIAHAYLVPEKTMAQRISRAKATIKGRSLGIDGTADLAARIPAMLKVLYLLFNEGYVATEGDRLQRVDLCAEAIRLTRLARTALTRVTGTGHGELGGLLALMLLLDARRPARVDAHGAVVPLADQDRSRWRPEATREGVALVDAVIGTGRPGTYQIQAAIAALHNRAASAEETDWLQISALYGLLEKVAPGPIVTLNKAVAVGYADGPGPALALLDDLLRSCAENGDAGFADHPRVPAVRAHLLELAGDLDGAAAAYELASVRATNLAERRFLTSKAAALRDARC, encoded by the coding sequence GTGACCGAGGCGATTCCGCAGGACCTGCTGCGTGACCTCACGCCGCAGGTCGTCGCCATCGTGACCCGGCGCTCGGGCGACTTCGACGCTGCCGAGGACGCCGTCCAGGAGGCGTTGATCGAGGCCGTACGCACCTGGCCGGAGCGCGGCGTGCCCGAGCAGCCGCGGGGCTGGCTGGTCACCACCGCGATGCGCCGTCTCGTCGACGCCAAGCGCAGCGAGTCGCGCCGGCGTGACCGCGAGCATGCCGACCACCTCGCCGAGCCCGAGGGGCAGGAGACGTCGTCGGCGGTCGACGACTCCCTGGACGTACTCCTGCTCTGCTGCCATCCCAGCCTCACCCCGGCCTCGGCGGTGGCGCTGACCCTGCGGGCGGTCGGCGGGCTCACCACCCGGGAGATCGCGCACGCCTACCTCGTCCCGGAGAAGACGATGGCGCAGCGGATCTCCCGGGCGAAGGCCACGATCAAGGGCCGGTCGCTCGGGATCGACGGCACCGCCGACCTCGCCGCGCGGATCCCGGCGATGCTGAAGGTGCTCTACCTGCTCTTCAACGAGGGGTACGTCGCGACCGAGGGCGACCGCCTGCAGCGGGTCGACCTGTGTGCCGAGGCCATCCGGCTCACCCGGCTCGCCCGCACCGCGCTCACCCGGGTGACCGGGACCGGCCACGGCGAGCTCGGTGGGCTGCTCGCGCTGATGCTGCTGCTCGACGCGCGTCGCCCCGCCCGGGTCGACGCCCACGGCGCCGTGGTTCCGCTGGCCGACCAGGACCGGAGCCGGTGGCGGCCCGAGGCCACCCGCGAGGGCGTCGCGCTGGTCGACGCCGTCATCGGCACCGGACGGCCGGGGACCTACCAGATCCAGGCCGCCATCGCCGCGCTCCACAACCGGGCGGCCTCCGCGGAGGAGACCGACTGGCTGCAGATCAGTGCGCTCTACGGGCTGCTGGAGAAGGTCGCGCCCGGACCGATCGTGACCCTCAACAAGGCCGTCGCGGTCGGCTACGCCGACGGTCCGGGCCCCGCGCTGGCGCTCCTCGACGACCTCCTGCGCAGCTGTGCCGAGAACGGGGACGCCGGCTTCGCCGACCATCCGCGGGTGCCCGCGGTGCGCGCTCATCTGCTCGAGCTCGCCGGTGACCTGGACGGTGCTGCGGCTGCGTACGAGCTGGCGTCGGTGCGCGCCACCAACCTCGCCGAGCGCCGCTTCCTGACGTCGAAGGCGGCCGCGCTGCGCGATGCTCGCTGCTGA
- a CDS encoding YciI family protein → MPRYLMILDYQAGTDETPGGMAGWKPEEVQGHMSYYEALNKALTESGELVHVEALTPPDQAFVVTSDGADRTVTDGPFQEFKEWVAGYMIIDAETQERALEIAGLYSAAPGPGGRPIEQPIQVRRMYHGTDGSSVDDTIAFGEANIE, encoded by the coding sequence ATGCCTCGCTACCTGATGATCCTCGACTACCAAGCCGGCACCGACGAGACCCCCGGCGGGATGGCCGGGTGGAAGCCGGAGGAGGTGCAGGGCCACATGAGCTACTACGAAGCCCTCAACAAGGCGCTGACCGAGTCCGGCGAGCTGGTGCACGTCGAGGCGCTGACACCGCCCGACCAGGCGTTCGTGGTGACCTCCGACGGCGCCGACAGGACCGTCACCGACGGGCCGTTCCAGGAGTTCAAGGAGTGGGTCGCCGGCTACATGATCATCGACGCCGAGACCCAGGAGCGTGCGCTGGAGATCGCCGGTCTCTACTCCGCCGCTCCGGGCCCGGGCGGGCGGCCGATCGAGCAGCCGATCCAGGTGCGCCGGATGTACCACGGCACCGACGGCTCCTCGGTCGACGACACCATCGCCTTCGGCGAGGCGAACATCGAGTGA
- a CDS encoding GNAT family N-acetyltransferase, whose translation MLKAYDEQLRTDAETPGAVSVTRHGPLRLITFDAGRGFISYQDLGGADEAGIEALVAAAVAHFEADPTIEEVEWKTRGHDVAPGLHETLLRHGFEPEEPESIMIGEARLLAVDVPLPDGIVLRPITSAEDVRAAGIMQDGVFGSPTSAGRLDDVVRRIAAGECEMWVAEADGEIVSAGRIDPVPSTEFAGIWGGATLPEWRGRGIYRALTAARARTAIARGKRYIHSDSTEFSRPILERSGLVKVGTTTPYVRRFG comes from the coding sequence GTGCTGAAGGCCTATGACGAACAGTTGCGAACCGATGCCGAGACTCCCGGGGCGGTGTCGGTGACCCGGCACGGGCCGCTGCGGCTGATCACCTTCGACGCGGGCCGCGGGTTCATCTCCTACCAGGACCTCGGCGGGGCCGACGAGGCCGGGATCGAGGCGCTGGTCGCGGCGGCGGTCGCGCACTTCGAGGCCGACCCGACGATCGAGGAGGTCGAGTGGAAGACCCGCGGCCACGATGTCGCTCCCGGGCTGCACGAGACCCTGCTCCGGCACGGCTTCGAGCCGGAGGAGCCGGAGTCGATCATGATCGGCGAGGCCCGGCTGCTCGCCGTCGACGTGCCGCTGCCCGACGGGATCGTCCTGCGCCCGATCACGAGCGCGGAGGACGTACGCGCCGCCGGCATCATGCAGGACGGCGTCTTCGGGTCACCGACCTCCGCGGGACGCCTGGACGACGTGGTGCGTCGGATCGCGGCGGGGGAGTGCGAGATGTGGGTCGCCGAGGCGGACGGCGAGATCGTCAGCGCCGGCCGGATCGACCCGGTCCCGAGCACCGAGTTCGCCGGCATCTGGGGCGGCGCGACGCTGCCGGAGTGGCGGGGCCGGGGCATCTACCGCGCCCTGACCGCCGCCCGCGCCCGCACCGCCATCGCCCGGGGCAAGCGCTACATCCACAGCGACTCGACCGAGTTCTCCCGGCCGATCCTGGAGCGCTCGGGGCTGGTGAAGGTCGGCACCACGACGCCCTACGTCCGGCGCTTCGGCTGA
- a CDS encoding D-2-hydroxyacid dehydrogenase family protein → MRCVILDDYQDVAQTYAAWDSLDGVEVTSVTEHLAPDALVRALDGVEIVVAMRERTPFPAGVLERLPALRLLVTTGMRNASIDLAAATRLGIAVCGTPSSPHPPVELTWALIHALTRHLVTEATGHTWQRTVGSDLHGRTLGLLGLGKIGSRVAAVGQAFGMDVVAWSPHLTAERAEPLGVRAVEKHTLFETSDVVSLHLVLSEATQHIVGHADLASMKPTAYLVNTSRAGLVDTEALVAHLRSGTIAGVGLDVYDVEPLPADDVLRHLPNVVATPHLGYVTEDNYRRFYGGAVEDIAAWLAGDPIRRLAPKGA, encoded by the coding sequence GTGCGCTGCGTGATTCTCGACGACTATCAGGACGTGGCCCAGACGTACGCCGCGTGGGACTCCCTCGACGGCGTCGAGGTCACCTCCGTGACCGAGCACCTCGCACCGGACGCTCTGGTCCGGGCGCTCGACGGGGTCGAGATCGTGGTGGCGATGCGGGAGCGTACGCCGTTCCCAGCTGGTGTCCTGGAGCGGCTGCCGGCCCTGAGGCTGCTGGTCACGACCGGGATGCGCAACGCCTCGATCGACCTGGCCGCCGCGACCCGGCTGGGCATCGCCGTGTGCGGCACGCCGTCGAGCCCGCATCCTCCGGTCGAGCTGACCTGGGCGCTCATCCACGCGCTGACCCGCCACCTCGTGACCGAGGCGACCGGCCACACCTGGCAGCGGACCGTCGGGAGCGACCTCCACGGCCGCACCCTCGGGCTGCTCGGGCTCGGCAAGATCGGCTCCCGGGTCGCGGCCGTGGGGCAGGCGTTCGGGATGGACGTGGTCGCCTGGAGCCCTCACCTCACCGCCGAGCGGGCCGAGCCGCTCGGGGTGCGGGCCGTCGAGAAACACACGCTCTTCGAGACCAGCGACGTCGTCTCGCTCCATCTCGTCCTCTCCGAGGCCACCCAGCACATCGTCGGGCACGCCGACCTGGCCTCGATGAAGCCGACCGCCTACCTGGTGAACACCTCCCGGGCCGGGCTGGTCGACACCGAGGCGCTGGTCGCCCATCTCCGCTCCGGCACGATCGCCGGCGTCGGCCTGGACGTCTACGACGTGGAGCCGCTGCCCGCCGACGACGTGCTGCGGCACCTCCCGAACGTGGTCGCCACCCCGCACCTCGGCTACGTCACCGAGGACAACTACCGTCGCTTCTACGGCGGCGCCGTCGAGGACATCGCCGCCTGGCTGGCCGGCGACCCGATCCGCCGGCTGGCCCCGAAGGGCGCTTGA
- a CDS encoding ClpP family protease: MTQTPITAGPLDEQLTARLQNQRIIVLGQEVDDAIANRICAQLLLLSAEDPHRDISLYINSPGGSVTAGMAIYDVMHLIPNDVSTLGMGMAASMGQFLLTAGTPGKRYVLPHTEVLLHKGSAGIGGSAADIEVQAARLARMTQQMLEITAAHTGQSVEQIDQDSLRDRWFTAEEARDYGFVDEVLNDVQSVTPVQQRSVAFGLSAAGGAR, translated from the coding sequence ATGACCCAGACACCCATCACCGCCGGGCCGCTCGACGAGCAGCTGACGGCGCGGCTGCAGAACCAGCGGATCATCGTGCTCGGCCAGGAGGTGGACGACGCGATCGCCAACCGGATCTGCGCCCAGCTGCTCCTTCTCAGCGCCGAGGACCCGCACCGCGACATCTCCCTCTACATCAACTCGCCCGGCGGCTCGGTGACGGCCGGGATGGCGATCTACGACGTGATGCACCTGATCCCCAACGACGTCTCCACGCTCGGCATGGGGATGGCGGCCAGCATGGGCCAGTTCCTGCTGACCGCGGGCACCCCGGGGAAGCGCTACGTGCTGCCGCACACCGAGGTGCTGCTGCACAAGGGCTCGGCGGGTATCGGCGGCTCCGCGGCCGACATCGAGGTGCAGGCCGCGCGGCTGGCGCGGATGACCCAGCAGATGCTCGAGATCACCGCCGCCCACACCGGCCAGAGCGTCGAGCAGATCGACCAGGACTCGCTGCGCGACCGCTGGTTCACCGCCGAGGAGGCGCGCGACTACGGCTTCGTGGACGAGGTGCTCAACGACGTGCAGTCGGTGACGCCGGTCCAGCAGCGGTCGGTCGCCTTCGGGCTGTCGGCGGCCGGGGGTGCGCGATGA
- a CDS encoding ClpP family protease, protein MSSYTIPSVVEKTPRGERALDVYSRLLSDRIVYLGTPIDDGVANVVIAQLIHLESDAPDTQIELYLNSPGGDPTAMFGIYDTMQFLRSPVATTCVGQAAGSAAVLLAAGDPGRRTVLPHARVVLQQPGQDGQRGDVTDLQVAAKEIGRLRAEMDTLLARHSGRSAEEIHADTERDLVLGAEEAVAYGLADAVLESRKLTSV, encoded by the coding sequence ATGAGCTCCTACACGATCCCGTCGGTCGTCGAGAAGACCCCGCGTGGCGAGCGGGCGCTCGACGTCTACAGCCGCCTGCTCTCCGACCGGATCGTCTATCTCGGTACGCCGATCGACGACGGTGTCGCCAACGTGGTGATCGCGCAGCTCATCCACCTGGAGTCGGACGCGCCGGACACGCAGATCGAGCTCTATCTCAACTCCCCGGGCGGCGACCCGACCGCGATGTTCGGCATCTACGACACGATGCAGTTCCTGCGCTCGCCGGTCGCGACCACGTGCGTGGGCCAGGCGGCGGGTTCGGCCGCGGTGCTGCTGGCCGCGGGGGACCCGGGGCGGCGTACGGTCCTCCCGCACGCGCGGGTCGTGCTGCAGCAGCCGGGCCAGGACGGTCAGCGGGGCGATGTCACCGACCTGCAGGTCGCGGCGAAGGAGATCGGCCGGCTGCGGGCCGAGATGGACACGCTGCTGGCGCGCCACAGCGGCCGCAGCGCCGAGGAGATCCACGCCGACACCGAGCGCGATCTCGTCCTCGGGGCCGAGGAGGCGGTGGCGTACGGGCTGGCCGATGCCGTGCTGGAGAGCCGCAAGCTCACCTCGGTCTGA
- a CDS encoding helix-turn-helix domain-containing protein, translating into MGEVIRFPGHALPDDDKAAPLWREAAGQVIREERSRQERTLADVAGDAGVSTQYLSEIERGRKEPSSEVLEAVGGALGLGLVDLTERVTRTLRAGARPTGPMALAA; encoded by the coding sequence ATGGGCGAAGTGATCAGGTTTCCCGGCCATGCGCTGCCGGACGACGACAAAGCGGCGCCGTTGTGGCGTGAGGCCGCCGGCCAGGTGATCCGCGAGGAGCGATCCCGCCAGGAACGTACGCTCGCCGACGTCGCCGGCGATGCCGGTGTCTCGACGCAGTATCTCTCCGAGATCGAGCGCGGCCGCAAGGAGCCCAGCTCCGAGGTGCTCGAGGCCGTCGGTGGTGCGCTCGGCCTGGGTCTGGTCGACCTGACCGAGCGGGTCACCCGCACGCTGCGCGCGGGCGCCCGCCCGACCGGTCCGATGGCCCTCGCCGCCTGA